One window of Perca flavescens isolate YP-PL-M2 chromosome 6, PFLA_1.0, whole genome shotgun sequence genomic DNA carries:
- the dgat1b gene encoding diacylglycerol O-acyltransferase 1b, giving the protein MGDSGATGALTRRRRATFAAGKGADLLPMNGRSAAVRQSSVTTDITRDIGQEKRNRSLETVRFKSKTEKEKRKNDIGERLSCHKTQESLLSSASGYNNYRGILNWCVVMLVLSNARLFLENLLRYGILVDPIQVISLFLNDSYSWPACLVIVSNMFILVALYTERQLSKGSFTELVGFLVHCINLAIMLTFPAAVVLLVPSMTPVGGAFVLGSYTILFLKLYSYKDVNMWCREQSTVKAKTLARSLSCPSAQHLNGGDRKVFYPGNLTIRDIYYFVSAPTLCYELNFPRSLNIRIGFLLRRLLEMLFFTQLLVALTQQWMIPIIQSSMKPLEDMDLSRMTERLLRLAVPNHLLWLMFFYVFFHSSMNFTAELLRFGDREFYKDWWNSETVTYFWQNWNIPVHKWCLRHFYRPLLRRGFSKMVSQSAVFFLSAFFHEYLVSVPLRMFRLWAFMGMMAQLPLAWFVGRFLRGNYSNAAVWMSLIIGQPFAILMYVHDYYVLHYRQEAT; this is encoded by the exons ATGGGGGACTCGGGCGCCACCGGGGCCTTAACTCGCAGGAGAAGGGCAACTTTTGCAGCGGGTAAAGGTGCGGATCTGCTGCCGATGAACGGGAGGTCTGCAGCGGTGCGCCAATCCTCAGTGACCACTGACATTACCAGAGACATTGGCCAGGAAAAACGAAATCGTTCACTGGAAACAGTCCGGTTTAAATCAAAGACTGAGAAAGAGAAACGCAAGAATGACATAGGTGAACGACTGAG CTGTCATAAGACACAGGAGTCCCTGCTGAGTTCCGCCAGTGGTTACAATAACTACAGAGGAATCCTCAACTGGTGTGTGGTCATGCTC GTGTTGAGTAATGCTCGCCTCTTCTTAGAAAACCTGTTAAG gTACGGTATTCTGGTGGACCCTATTCAGGtgatttccttgtttctgaatGATTCCTACAGCTGGCCAGCCTGCCTGGTGATTG TTTCCAACATGTTCATTCTGGTGGCTCTCTACACAGAAAGGCAGCTGTCGAAG GGTTCATTCACTGAACTTGTTGGATTTCTGGTCCATTGCATTAACTTGGCAATCATGCTGACATTCCCTGCTGCAGTGGTCCTATTGGTCCCCTCCATGACCCcag ttggCGGTGCGTTTGTTCTTGGTTCTTACACCATCCTCTTCCTAAAGCTTTACTCCTATAAGGACGTCAACATGTGGTGCAGAGAGCAGAGCACTGTCAAGGCCAAGACACTGGCCAGGTCGCTGTCTT GTCCCTCAGCACAGCACTTAAATGGAGGCGACCGTAAGGTGTTTTACCCTGGCAACCTCACAATCAGAG ACATATACTACTTTGTCTCTGCTCCAACTCTGTGCTATGAGCTCAACTTCCCTCGCTCTCTTAATATTCGCATAGGTTTCCTGCTAAGGCGACTGCTTGAGATG CTGTTCTTCACCCAGCTGTTAGTTGCTCTCACTCAACAG TGGATGATTCCCATCATTCAAAGTTCCATGAAACCACTAGAG GACATGGATCTGTCCAGGATGACTGAGAGACTTCTAAGATTAGCt GTTCCTAATCACTTGCTGTGGCTGATGTTCTTTTACGTGTTCTTCCACTCGTCAATGAACTTCACAGCTGAGCTGCTGCGCTTTGGGGATAGAGAGTTCTACAAGGACTGgtg GAACTCTGAGACAGTGACATATTTCTGGCAGAACTGGAACATTCCTGTACACAAATGGTGTCTACG CCACTTTTACAGGCCGCTGCTTAGGAGAGGATTTAGTAAAATGGTCAGCCAATCAGCTGTCTTCTTCTTGTCGGCTTTCTTCCATGAG TACTTGGTCAGTGTTCCTCTCAGGATGTTCAGACTTTGGGCCTTCATGGGCATGATGGCACAG CTTCCGTTAGCCTGGTTTGTTGGTCGCTTCCTGCGTGGTAACTACAGCAACGCTGCAGTGTGGATGTCGCTTATCATTGGTCAGCCATTCGCCATCCTGATGTACGTCCACGACTACTATGTACTGCATTACAGACAGGAGGCTACCTga